The genomic stretch GAACCCCGTGACGGCGCTGCTCATCGTGGTGGTCATCGCCGGCAGCGGGTTCCTCGTCTCGCAGGTGCTCAACGCCATGGTCGGCAACTCCGACTTCATCTACAGGTACGAGTAGCGGGAAGCAGCAAGCGTGTGGCGCGCAGCGCCTCCGTGCCGGCGGATGGATCGGATAGATGCGCGCGTGACGTGTCAGTGAATCAGTGGCACAGGTAGTTCAAGCTCGCGAGCTAGCACTCGAGACTCGACCGTGTGTAACCGGGAACGCCTCTTCTTCGGCTCTTCCACTTCCCCTTTTAGCTAGAAACAGGGGTGCTATTGAAGTTGTTTCATGTTTGCCTCGTTACGGTTGTATTTTTTCAGTCTGTCAGCCTGTTACTAGTATTACTTGGAGCAACTTGGCAACTTGCGTTTGGTACTTGGCTCCGATTTGCTCGTCGCGTTATAATGTTAACGTACGCGTTGTTCACGCCCCGGCAATGCGTGTATCTCTTGTTCACACACCAATTGTTTGAGCAGTTCGATGTGTGCTGGGCGCAGCTTcaccgccgccggggacgcATGGCAACGGCGTGAAACCGGCGGGAGGCAGCGCGGACCGCGCCAACAGTGCCCGCTAGGCGCTAGCTACCGCCATGGCGGGCGGGGGGCGCACGCCACACGCGCGTGGTGTGGGATTATGGGAACTGGGGCGCGAGTGCGCGCGCGGAGGCGAGCAAACAGAGAAGGGACGCGAGATCGCGCGGCAGGCCCGAGCCTCCGggcgccgccgtgcccgtgcATCAAGAGACGGTGGCGGGGCCGCGGGTCCTACGGCTGAGCGCTTCGGGCCTTCGGCCTCTGGGAGTCTGGGTACGCGCGCGCGGGCGAGAGCGCCGCTACTTGGTGCatcggcgggcgacggcgcAGAACGTGATGGGCGCGGGGCGGTTGCTGAAACTGCGGACGCCGGACGGCCGGACCCGGGCGGGACGGTGCTGTGCCGCGCCTGCTCGTGCACGAGTGGTGGCAACTTCCCGTCCGGCGTCCGCGATAGATACGGTgagcggcgggccgcgggcgAGGTCCCCCGCCGCCACGCGATGGCCGATGGGTGGGCAACTCGTCAGTTGGGAGAGTAAGAGCCCATGACGCCACGTTGGGCTTTCCGCCATGAAGGCTTGTCAGGCCTATTTGAAAAGGCCTCGGCCGACCGGGCTTGCTTTGTATATCCAGATGGGCCTTGGGGTGAGTGGATCGGGAATCGGGAGAGACCTGAAATTGGGCTTTGGTTTTCTGCTTGTTCGTTTCAACTGAATCAAAAAACATGCTTGacgattcctttttttttttgagatcaaCGATTCCTTATTCTACGTACATTTGCCGATCCAAAAAGCAGACCTTTTGCATTCAGCACGTCATCCTTTTGTAGAAAAAAAGATACTAGCTAGCTCCAAAAACGCTGAAAAAAGGACCGGTCCTGTTTCGCTAGCATTGGTGGCACGAGTGGTTGAAACAACTCCGCACCTTTCTGTCAGCCTGTCAGATTCACTGTCGCGCCTGCTTTGCTGCTCGAGTTCAGAGTCTTGAGACACGCGCATGATGAAGCCCCACTCCCCAGCTCGCAACTTCGGATGGCAACCTGATGCGCCCGACTGGGCCATGCCGCTCGATCCGTCCCCGTCCCCCACGGACGGTTTCCAACTTTCCATCAACGCCACTCCGCCGCGCCCGTGCCCGAGCCATCACGCTCACTTTCGCTCGCCCTCATTGTTCAGGGTCGCAGCTCGCTCGTGCACTCGTGCCATCGTCTTCGTCATGACACCTCATGACGCTACGGATCCAGTGCGGACCACTAGTCCACCGTCGTAGGGAATCAACGCCAAAAGGTCAAGTTGAATTCGAGTGTCTGTGTGTTCTTGAAGTGTGCGTGGCACAGTTCGTTTGTTTATCCGAAGAACCTCGGTTTTGCAGGCTGTCCCGTGCAACTTGAAGCTTCCAGAACTCTTTTCCCGGGATCCTGCTTCTTCGTCTCGGCCGATGATGCTCCCGTAGCAAATACGCTGTACATGCGCTTCGAGAGATTCTTCTGCCATGGAGTACGGGCCGCTAGTGCATGAGACAGCTCCAAAGTAGTGTAGGGGATCAGTGCGAGTTCGATTTCAGTGTTCCACTGTTCCCTTGACGTCCAGACGTCGAGTAGCTCATTTGTTTATCAAAAGACCCTCGGCTTCGTATGCTGTCCATTCTCTCTTGCTGCTAAAGCTTCCAGAACTATTTTTCCCGGGATCCTGCTCCCGCTCGGTCCATGCTGCACAAGTTCAAGAGATTCTTCTGCTCTGGAGTATGGGAACATGGGTCGCCATTGCATTGCCTCTGACTGTTCAAGCTCTGCAAGAACAACAGTTCAGCCAGCTCGCAAGTTCATTTTCTGTATTTCCTTGACGTCTAGCTCATTAGTTTAGGTTGGAAATATGTGCCTAAAAAACATtccagattttatttagagaaaaaaatacaaaattaatGCAAGCAAATAATACAATTAAGCAGGCAACATACTGTCTAGAACAAGATTGCGTAAGGAAATTGTTCAATGATCCCGCGTAGAACTTAGTCGAACGTATTGAAGTAGATGTTGCAGAATCAGCAAGCGGTCGCTGCCCAAAAACCTGATTGACGCAGCATCAGCAAGAGATTGAGCACAGCGAGTGTCGCAAGttacaagtcacgcgatttttcacgtaAAAATACGCGCAATAGTCTACTTATATCTCATTTGCACCTATTTTGCATAGAGAGAAAACTTCCATATTTAAAGACAATCTCTCCTTGAATTAGCAATATAGGACGAAAGGTTATGCATGCTTTGAAATTTTCAGATTAGACCACGTATGAGCCTAAATCTAACAGTTTATCCAAAGATCCTCGGCTTCGTAGGCTATCCCTTTTCTCCCTTGGTGCTAAAGCTTCGCGCACCATATTCCGGGATCTTGCTTCCTTCTCGGTTTGATGAAACTCACGGTGCACGCATACGCATTGACGCCAAGCAATGCTACTGTAGTACGAGCAGTCAAGCAGCACGGCAGCACTTTTATTCCAGCTGCTCGCTTCGAGCTGGCCACCGGGTACACCACGGCCACCTGCTCTGCAGTCTGCGTCTCCACTCTCCAGGACGGGGGTATGGCGATCCGTGTAGTGGCCGAGTGGATCAGGTAAAATGTCTGTGGGTGATGCCGTAGTGGCGTCCCTGGTCCTCTGAAAGCGAGGCTCCATCTTCCCGATTCCTTTCCTCCTCGCTTTCGTGATCCCTTTTTTGGCGTCATTAACCATTAAACTTTGTCCGGTCTTTCACAGGCGAACAGTGCTCACTAATCCTTTTCTGGTGTCATTAATCATTAATCCTTTTTCTTTGGGGGCATTTGAGTTGGGTGTAACCAATCGGAATTATCCGTACTATTTAATCCAGCAGGGGAGCCAATCATCGAGTACGATCTTATGCTTCGTTGGTGTTATCAGCATAACCAATCCAATACAAACGATGGTGTGGAATGGTGGGACGTACGCATCGGGTAAACGCCACTTGAAAGCTCAACGCTCGTTTTTGGTTCGGCGTACGAGTCATTTTAGTACGAACTGATGACGTCGGAGGCATCGATAAAACCACATAAATGGTTGTCACAGGTATAACGTAAACGCAAGATGCCGGAGAAACTGTTGCGTACGGGAAGAGAGGCGTTCGATGGACTGGGCTTGGGGCATGTAGCGATTGGACGGACGTGTGCTCCCCGAGTCTGCAGAAATGGACGCGCCACCGGAACATTCACACCGTCCTGGTCCTCGAGCGAGACGGAGAAGCTGGGTGAGCACCGACACTACAACTCGcaggaagaaaaacaacaacccCGCCGTGGAAACGCCGCAAGGGGAGCGTGTTAGGTGGGCGCAGGGAAGAGTACgtgcacgccgccgccatcttcgCTCGCGGCCCGGCGGTCGGTGTGGCAGGCAGCGGGCACCGCACCCGCACACATGCGGTCGCCGCTGGTTTCTGGACGCCAAACAGCTCGGCCGGCGTCCCGCGGCGTCAATTTCACTCGTGTTTTTGGTGTGATCTCTCCACGAACCAGCGTCCGGCTCGGCTGGCACAGCACGGGCGTCCGGGAGGCAGTCGGGCAGAGCGCGGGGCCATGAAAATGTGGCTCTCGCTGACAACGCGATCGCCTTCCGTGTCTGGAATAGGGCCACCGGTCAAAAGATTCTTGATGCGAGGGGACGGGAACAACGGACACGGGCTGCAGGCAGCCAGCGCAACGAGCCTCTGTTCCGAAAGCTCGCGGGGCACAGCCAGCCACACAGGAAGGTTCCAGCGTATTTTAATCTCGACGCGCATCAGCACGGGGGGCGAACGGCGAATGAGTTGTGCAGCACATTGGAAGCAAATGCGCCCCTTTTCGCCGTGCCAGATTGCTACGGACAGTGCCAGTGTGTATGCCTATGATTGAAAGGAAAAGGCTTTCACtagtttatttatatatttatcgCACAGTTGTTGGCCTAATCCCGTAATCCGATCACGCTCCGCTTCACCCTGCTACCAACAAGCGCATAAACAAACGAGCAGAGAGTGCAGAAACTGAACCAGCACGCCCGTCGGCCCGTACAAAAAGAAGGCCACCGAAGAACCCAAGATTTTGCAGCCCCCTCTGAATGATTTGCTGGTAAGCTGTCACCCACAAAACTcggaaaaaatataatatatTCCTTTTTTTAACCCCTTTCCCGAATGAAATTGTGGTGGAGTCGCGCCCATCCATGAGAGTGAGACCTTGATCCATCCCGGCGTCTGCAGGGGGCGCGGGACGGGACCGCGGCATCCTCGTTTCCATGAGCCGGCGGTCGCTAGCGTCCAAACTGTGGAAGCCTCATCATGAAGACGCCGCCAAGTGAGGTGTCCATTTCGCTCGGTGGCTTTGGCCGGGCTCCCTTCTCCTGTTACGCGGCGCGGCCTGGCTGCACGTAGTACGCTCTGAAACTGATGCGCACATcactgctgcagtgctgctcgCCTGCTAGTACCGAGCATCGCCTCACCTGCCCCAAAAGCCATATGCTACGAAAATTTCTGTTCAGCTTTCCTTCTCCCCTCCATTGTTTGTGTATTTACTACTTACTATACTACCCTGTCATCTGTCTGTAACTCGCTGCCATTTTGTCCGGTGAAATGTGCGTGTCGTGCCATTCCAGAGATGCAGCATTCCTGTCTGTTTGGTATCTTGATTCTACGAGTGAATTGCGCTGGTACTCTGATTGAGGAGTGTCGTGTTCGTGATCACTGATCACAcacagaggaggagggaggtggtccaCCGTCTGCCACAGCCACGGCAACGCCTCGCCACATGCTGCACAGCTAATAAGGGTCAAAGGGCCGCGCGGACCGGGGAGCCCACGCGTCGGTGGCTCTGGGGTTGGTGGTGTCGTAGATTAATTTGCCAGGGCTGCGTGCGCCAGCGAGCTCGGGTTTAAAACGCCGCGCTCACCACCGCTTCTCCCGTCCCTTCTTCCGTGTCCacccttccttctccttcctcgcgCACCCACACTCTCTCTACTTCTGCAGCCGACAGCCGCCATCCCGGAGTCCGGAGTCCGCACCAGGAAGGTGACGGAGCCTCGAGCGCCATTCCCATGGCGGACAAGGTAGGCAGAAGAACGCCGATGAGTCCTCACACTCCTTTTCTTGCGTCCTTGCTTTCTTCTCCGGTTTTTCTCTTCATGGGTGATTTTGAGTTCCGTTTGGTATGGATGTTCATGTCTTCTTCTTGGCTCTTGGGGATGAACTTCTGCAACTCCTGTCCAATGGTGTTGATCTCTCTTTTATTTTCAGTATTTTTCTCATCTGTCTGCGAGTTCACTGGATTTACTGCCAGAAATTCAGAATAGAGCCGGACGTAGGAAAAAAAGGGGTCTTTTTCTCTGATATaaaaaacatgttttttttggaTACCAGCGTTATGTCCGTTGTTTGATAGAGACACTGGAAAAAGTTCAGTGGGGTTTGATGGATTGATTGCACGCAGTTTTTGGTCCAAAAATGAGTTTTTGTAGCCTAAAAGAGTGCGAAGTACTCAACCGGAGCCTGAGGTATGGCGAGTGAAGTACTGAGCAAGCAAATGTCTCCTAGTGACTCTGGCTAAAGTTCGTTTCCTTTTCCCCAAGGCCCAACCACTTCCATGCCAAGAAGATGAAGTCTGTTTTCTTAGTTTGTCTGTGTCTTTAATCAATCGTTTCAACAAAGCTACAAAAAATTTTCAACCTCTGCTGATGTCCTTTTCACATTTTCTCTATGACACACTTTCAAACTTAGGACTCATGAGTGACTATTTTTGGCGCCTACCTTCTTTAGTTGTTTGGTTAAATTGTGAATTAATCTTTGCTATGCATGTTCTTCTAGAAACAGTTCTTTGGACGCCACTGCATTCTTTTAATTCTTGTTTCAGTAACTAGCGATGAACACCTTTTCCCCTGGTTTGCAAGTTCATTCCATTTGGTACTGTTTAACCTCTAAACAAAAACTTGACAATTGCATTGGAGTATTGTACTGTACCAGTTGTACTGCTACTGGATCTACTTCCAATAATAGCCCGCATTTACCATCATTTAAATCATTTGATCTCATCGCAGATCTCCACGATCGTCCTCAAGGTTGACCTTGAATGCGAGAGATGCTACAAGAAGATGAGAAGAGTCCTCTGCAAGATCCAAGGTACAGTATTGTATAGCCCACCCTCATCACCCTTCACCAGTGCAAACACCTGTGCAGTCTGCCAGTGACAGGGCCTGTCACGCTACCGGGAACGCTCGCTGACATGTGGACCCGCCTTAATCACATGACTGCATGAGCATGAGCGTCCACCTTGGCGGTGGTTGGGCTCACCTGTCACCTCGTGCTACAACTTACAACCGTTTCGTGTTGATGATCGTGCATGACGAGAATGGCTGATTGTGATTGATTTGTGCTGCGCAGACAAGATGAACATCAAGACGATCTCGTTTGATGAGAAGAGCAATGCCGTGACGATCTCGGGCCCGTTCGACGCCGAGAAGGTCTGCAACAAACTCTGCTGCGAGGCCGGCCGGGTCATCAAGGAGATGGACATCAAAGGCAAGGAGAAGgccaaggacggcggcggcgacaagcCGAAGGCCGCCGCCAAAGGGGCCGAGAACAAGCCGGAAAAGGTCAAGGAAGCCAAGGGTGAGAAGGAGGGCGCCAAGGCCGAGAAGAAGGAAGACAAGAAGGAGGGCAAGGGCGATAAGGAAGCGAAGCCGGACAAGGCGGAGAAAGGCGGCAAGGACGCGAAGGCAGAGGCCAAGAAGGTCCAGTTCAACTTGGACGAGGCGCCCCCCGCGGGGAACGCGAAGCCCGGCAAGGCCGACCTCGGCCCGCTCCTGGAGAAGATGATGGCGGCCAAGGCCGGGCCCGAGGCGCCGCGCGGCGAGCcgatcgcgccgccgccggcgatggtgCCGGGCGCCGCGCAGGGCGTGGCCGTGCCGTCCATCTGGCCCGCGCCGGCCGGGTCCGTCTCCGGGTACGGCTACAACCCGAGCTACGAGGCGTCGTCgtactacggcggcggcggtggctacgGCGGCtacggctgcggctgcggcgggggcAACGGGTACTGCCGGTGCGGcaagccggccgcgcccggcgggTACTACGGCGTGCCGGTGTACGACAGCCAGGGGTGGTactacggcggcgccggcgcccggcagCCGTACtacgggcagcagcagcaaccgtGCTACGAGGACCCCAATGCCGGGTGCAGCGTCATGTGATGGCGATCGGCCATGCCCCCATGGATGGAGAGACAGAGCAATCAGTGTGCGGTCACACTACCGTGGCCAGTGCtggattaaaaagaaaaatctccccttctttttctctctGTGCCGCCGTGTTCTTGTTTATGCCTGTGGTTTTTGTTTATTTAGGGAGTTGAGTTGAGCATGTGAACAGGTAAGCTGCGATGCTTATGGTGGCTTagcttctctctctttcttttcttttcttttgcgatGAACTATAATCTATAATGAGAAGAATATAGTAGTAGTATATTTAGATGAAACAAATTGAGTGCTCCTGGAGTCAAATTTGAACGTGCCAATGTGCCGTGATCATGAGGTCCCAAAAGTGGGTTTATGATCCTCTGAACAAAAAATCTACACAAATCCTAAAGTGTCCAGGCTGGTCCCTAGTGCTCAGCCAAGCGGTTGCTTGATGTTTAATGCAATTCTTGCCCCAAGATTCTTGTGCTTGTGCGGTTACCAAACAATCTCTGTGAAACAACTGCTCGCTACGTGCTGCAACATGGCATTTCCAATGCGTCGTCCTGACAGGTACGTGATGAACTGATGACTGGCGAGTGACTGACGGCTCAAGTCCGCAGCGACGAGCCATTGAGCTGGAGCCGGAGGCATGAAACACCGCCTTTCGGCCGCCGGCGCGCAGAGAGATTCCTGAGAGTTGTTCAAAGGTCCGCACATCCGCCATGCGCATTGGTTGGTCAGATCTCTTTGTCTCCTGGGTCAGTTTTGTCTAATCCATCATCGATCAACCAGCCAATCAATCAATCCGCAAAAACAATCCTAATGGGCCCCTTCTCCGACCCACGAAGTCGGGGGATCAGAAACTAGAGAACCAATGGTTCGAGGGGTTCGACCCGACCCTTCGACTTGGCGGGGTGCGACACAGTGAGCTCTGAGCAAATCGAGAAGGTCTGGCGTCGGCGGCTCCCTGCTCCCGTCCTCCAGCTCTAAACAGCGACAGCTCCCATCCTGGGACTTCAGTGGCGGCGGCTGCCTCCTCCCTTCCTCAGGTCCTCGGCACTCAGCAGCGCAGCTCCCCATCCTTCGACGGCGAAATAATGAACCAAGTTCGTCTTCCTTGCTAGACGGCTGCGCTGATTCACCGGACCCGGAAGAGAAATCAGAGACGGGAAGCgcgacgacgccgacgctggcgccCGCGCCCACGCCCGCGGAAGGCTACGCTGGACGGGCGCCCGCATCACAATGCCGCCGGAGCCGAGCGCGCGAGCACGTGGAGAGATACGCAACATTCAGCAGCTTGGAGCTGCCTCGCTGCTGCCCTTCACTGTGGTATCTCgcaccctccgccgcctcccccaaacAAATTCCTCTTCATTCTCTGTTGTGCAATCCCCACACAACGATCGGCGGCCATGCCCCGTGCCATGCAGgcgtagcaggctagcagcagcAAAATATCAGCATGTAAGCGTAGCAGCAGTGGCAGCAGCTTCAAAAAATGAAGCGACCCGTAATATCCATTGGAGCACCACGGGTCAACAGCTAATTAAAATGGATAATCTGGTGCTCCTGTATACTCTATATGGTTCGATGGTTCGGTTGCGGTTCGCCCTGAGGTTCACCCACGCCCATCCTTAAATCAGTGTACGGGATCGGAGCAAGAACCCGCGCGTGCTCACCATTCAGTTGATCTCATTCAATCCTCCGCATTAGCGGATGATTAGCGGAGCTCCCAGCCTGGCACAGAACAGGTGGAATGGAGAGCATCAGAGGCAGGCTCGGAAGTGGAGCGAGGCTTCATGGGAACTTCCGCCTTCTCCCTTTCGGAGGCGTAAAGCCGGGCGCCTCCACGGAAAGGCGAAGAAGCTGCAGACTGCAGAtcctggccggccggccatgcGGCTCTGAGTGATTGTTCGCGATGATGGGCGGGCCATGGCAGTAGTAGCATCTAGGAGTAGCAGCTAGCTTGCTATGTTGAGCTCAGGAGGAAAGAGGCTTTTGAGCGGTTGAACGGATGCTTCCTTCTTTTCTGGTGTTTGATGATGCCTCAGGCTACAGACTACATGGCAGTGGCCGGAAATGGGTCTAGGACATGGCGGTGACGGGAGGATTGGCATGTCCTGCTTTGCCTTGCAATTGCAATCGCAATGCATTTGGGTTCTGGAGCCTGGACCACATGCACGGACAGGGGAATGAATGGTTTCCCAACGAGCAGTGACGGCCAGGCTGCAATTTTCAGGACGTGGTTTGGGGCCGGACGAGTACCCGTCGTACCGGCATGGTTACACTCACCTCATTCACCGCGCCACCGCACATCGATGGGAAAGGGCGCACGGTGATGGAGCTGGACGCTCAGCTTCAGGCTTCAGCTACCGGCAAGGACACACAGACGCTGCGTGCTCTATCTAACATGGACGCGCCGACACGGCCCACTGGCGCAGCCGCGCATGAATGAATGCAAGCGCCAGTGGCAGAAATGGTGATGCACAGAGGCGCGGCCCGGGAACGCTCCGCTTCGGCTGGCCTGCAGGAAAAGTCGCCCGGTGGACAAGTCAAAGATCGTGCAGCCCACAGGCATCCGTGACATGTTTGCACTGCGCTCGCGGGCGGACGACGACGCGACCAAGGAGctggggcggcgccgcggggcgAACAAGAGTTCGTGAACAAAGATTATATAATTATAGTATGataaatcttactattactaattggaggtttATTTTGAAGCTTCCAGATGAAGCcactaggattcctaggtggacactctagaaaaagagagaaatcctagaaattctcacaaaaaagcaaaacatccgaccatcaatcgatagattcactctagaaaaagagaga from Setaria italica strain Yugu1 chromosome II, Setaria_italica_v2.0, whole genome shotgun sequence encodes the following:
- the LOC101781551 gene encoding protein PYRICULARIA ORYZAE RESISTANCE 21, which codes for MADKISTIVLKVDLECERCYKKMRRVLCKIQDKMNIKTISFDEKSNAVTISGPFDAEKVCNKLCCEAGRVIKEMDIKGKEKAKDGGGDKPKAAAKGAENKPEKVKEAKGEKEGAKAEKKEDKKEGKGDKEAKPDKAEKGGKDAKAEAKKVQFNLDEAPPAGNAKPGKADLGPLLEKMMAAKAGPEAPRGEPIAPPPAMVPGAAQGVAVPSIWPAPAGSVSGYGYNPSYEASSYYGGGGGYGGYGCGCGGGNGYCRCGKPAAPGGYYGVPVYDSQGWYYGGAGARQPYYGQQQQPCYEDPNAGCSVM